One genomic window of Sphingobacterium oryzagri includes the following:
- a CDS encoding acyl-CoA thioesterase, whose product MTLAERIDLAETRLCTTVFPFLTNHHETLFGGKAMSIMDEVSFMAATRFCRKKLVTVSTDRIDFEKAIPAGSIIEAIARVQSVGRTSLKVKVEIYLEKMYEEGRELAIQGTFTFVALDDDKKPIPVLDGLTIES is encoded by the coding sequence ATGACACTAGCGGAACGCATTGATCTAGCGGAAACAAGGCTATGCACGACGGTTTTTCCATTTTTAACGAATCACCACGAAACGTTGTTCGGAGGAAAGGCGATGTCCATCATGGATGAAGTATCGTTTATGGCAGCGACGCGGTTTTGCCGTAAAAAGCTCGTCACCGTATCGACAGATCGTATAGATTTCGAAAAAGCCATTCCGGCAGGAAGCATTATCGAAGCGATTGCGCGCGTGCAGAGTGTCGGCCGTACCAGTTTGAAGGTAAAGGTCGAGATTTATTTAGAGAAAATGTACGAAGAAGGCAGAGAGCTGGCTATACAAGGCACATTTACTTTTGTTGCGCTAGACGATGACAAGAAGCCCATTCCAGTATTGGATGGACTAACGATCGAATCGTAA
- a CDS encoding NADH:flavin oxidoreductase/NADH oxidase encodes MAKVFESLSLKNMTLSNRLVVSPMCQYSALDGFANDWHLVHLGQFAIGKASAVIQEATAVVPEGRISFWDLGIWKDEHIEKYKQITAFIAAQGSIPGIQLAHAGRKASDNRPWEGRAQFAPDTEFGWQTVAPSAIPFHEKDHTPRALEKADIATIVDSFKQATLRSLAAGYKIIEIHAAHGYLIHQFLSPLVNKRQDEYGGSFENRIRFLLEIVDALLPLTRDVSLWTRISASDWAEGGWDVEQSVALANILKDRGVEVIDVSSGGAVRHQEITVGPNYQVPFAEEIKKASGLTTAAVGMITHGKQAEEILNNGQADLILIARAFLDDPHLVYHAAQDLQVDLSWADQYVRAKETITRSV; translated from the coding sequence ATGGCTAAAGTATTTGAATCCCTATCCTTAAAAAACATGACGCTATCTAACCGTCTGGTGGTATCGCCCATGTGCCAATACTCGGCGCTTGACGGCTTTGCAAATGATTGGCATTTAGTCCATTTAGGACAATTTGCCATTGGCAAGGCTAGCGCCGTGATTCAGGAAGCTACGGCGGTAGTTCCGGAAGGCCGAATTTCGTTTTGGGATCTCGGCATATGGAAAGACGAACATATTGAAAAGTACAAACAAATAACGGCATTTATTGCTGCGCAGGGAAGTATACCCGGTATCCAGTTGGCTCATGCCGGACGAAAAGCGAGTGACAACCGACCGTGGGAAGGCAGAGCGCAGTTTGCGCCCGACACGGAATTTGGCTGGCAAACCGTAGCGCCATCGGCTATTCCTTTTCACGAAAAAGATCATACGCCGCGCGCATTAGAAAAAGCCGATATCGCAACGATCGTTGACAGCTTTAAACAGGCCACTTTACGTTCGCTTGCAGCCGGCTATAAAATTATCGAGATACATGCAGCGCATGGTTACCTCATCCACCAGTTTCTATCACCGCTGGTTAACAAGCGGCAGGATGAGTATGGCGGAAGCTTTGAAAACAGAATTCGTTTTTTACTGGAAATTGTAGATGCCCTGCTCCCATTAACGCGAGATGTATCGTTATGGACACGCATTTCGGCAAGCGACTGGGCAGAAGGCGGCTGGGACGTTGAACAAAGTGTGGCTTTGGCCAACATCTTGAAAGATCGTGGTGTAGAAGTCATTGATGTATCTTCGGGCGGTGCTGTACGGCATCAAGAAATTACCGTAGGCCCGAACTATCAAGTTCCGTTTGCCGAAGAAATAAAAAAGGCTTCTGGATTAACGACTGCTGCAGTAGGCATGATTACGCATGGCAAACAGGCCGAAGAAATCTTAAACAACGGACAAGCCGATCTTATTTTAATTGCGCGTGCATTTTTAGATGATCCGCATTTAGTGTATCATGCGGCGCAAGATCTACAGGTTGATTTATCCTGGGCAGATCAGTATGTCCGCGCCAAAGAAACGATAACTAGATCTGTTTAA
- a CDS encoding DUF779 domain-containing protein, with protein MATSRLDVTEKAKALIQELSSTHGDLMFYQAGGCCEGTQPQCFEKGGYFPRMNDALIGLAEGFEFWVDRDLFEYWKHAHFTLDVLDGFGPGGFSLETPLGKTFKVHYRLFSEDELANLAPVQRNE; from the coding sequence ATGGCAACAAGCAGATTAGATGTAACCGAAAAAGCCAAAGCACTTATTCAAGAGCTCTCGTCAACCCATGGTGATTTAATGTTTTACCAAGCTGGTGGTTGCTGCGAAGGCACGCAGCCACAATGCTTTGAGAAAGGCGGCTACTTCCCCCGGATGAACGATGCACTTATCGGTCTTGCGGAGGGCTTTGAATTTTGGGTAGATCGCGACCTATTTGAATATTGGAAACATGCGCACTTCACCCTCGACGTGCTTGATGGCTTCGGACCCGGAGGTTTTTCACTGGAAACACCACTAGGCAAAACATTCAAGGTACATTATCGTTTATTTTCTGAAGATGAACTTGCTAACTTAGCACCCGTTCAACGTAATGAATAA
- a CDS encoding aldehyde dehydrogenase family protein — protein sequence MSAIKKPTFKERYDNYIGGKFVAPVLGKYFDNVSPVDGKVFTQVAHSTKEDIELAVDAAHRAFEQFSKTSATERSIMLNKIADRIEENLEHIAAVETIDNGKAVRETLNADIPLAIDHFRYFASVIRAEEGSINELDKDTVSIIVNEPLGVIAQIIPWNFPILMAVWKLAPALAAGNCVVLKPAESTPVSILVLLELIGDLIPEGVVNIVNGFGSELGRTLVTNPKVSKAAFTGSTATGRMVMQYATENIIPVTLELGGKSPNVFFSSVMDHDDAFLDKAIEGAVLFALNQGEICTCPSRLLIQEDIYDRFIAKVIDRVNQIKVGDPLDPATMMGAQASKIQKDKIMSYIKLGKEEGAEVLTGGDENQVGEGFEEGFYIKPTLFKGNNKMRIFQEEIFGPVLAVTTFKDEAEAIALANDTIYGLGAGVWTRDAHQLYQIPRAIQAGRVWVNQYHSYPAGAPFGGYKQSGIGRENHKMMLDHYRQTKNMLISYDKEKLGFF from the coding sequence ATGAGTGCAATTAAAAAACCCACGTTCAAAGAACGTTATGACAATTACATCGGCGGCAAATTTGTTGCTCCCGTATTAGGAAAATATTTTGACAATGTATCGCCTGTTGACGGCAAAGTGTTTACACAGGTAGCCCATTCGACGAAAGAGGATATCGAACTTGCGGTCGATGCTGCGCACAGGGCTTTTGAACAGTTCAGCAAAACATCAGCTACCGAACGAAGTATTATGCTAAACAAAATAGCCGACCGTATAGAGGAAAACCTCGAACATATCGCCGCAGTGGAAACAATCGATAATGGCAAAGCAGTACGCGAAACGTTAAACGCCGATATTCCTTTGGCGATAGATCATTTTCGTTACTTTGCCAGCGTGATCAGAGCCGAAGAAGGATCTATCAACGAGTTGGATAAAGACACTGTTTCCATCATCGTGAACGAACCGTTGGGCGTTATCGCGCAAATTATCCCGTGGAACTTCCCGATATTGATGGCTGTTTGGAAATTAGCCCCTGCTTTGGCTGCCGGTAACTGCGTGGTGCTCAAACCTGCAGAAAGCACACCAGTCTCTATCTTGGTGCTTCTGGAGCTTATAGGTGATCTTATTCCCGAAGGCGTGGTTAACATCGTCAATGGTTTTGGATCCGAATTAGGAAGAACATTAGTTACCAATCCTAAAGTTTCCAAAGCAGCTTTCACCGGTTCAACCGCAACAGGCCGCATGGTGATGCAGTACGCCACCGAAAACATCATTCCAGTTACGTTAGAACTTGGCGGAAAATCACCTAATGTTTTCTTTAGTTCGGTCATGGATCATGATGATGCATTTTTGGACAAAGCGATTGAAGGCGCTGTACTATTTGCGCTTAACCAAGGTGAAATTTGCACCTGTCCGTCGCGATTACTAATCCAGGAAGATATTTACGATCGTTTCATTGCCAAGGTCATTGATCGCGTCAACCAGATAAAAGTCGGTGATCCACTAGACCCGGCAACCATGATGGGCGCGCAAGCATCCAAGATTCAGAAAGACAAAATCATGTCATACATCAAATTGGGTAAAGAAGAAGGTGCCGAGGTGTTGACCGGTGGCGATGAGAATCAAGTGGGCGAAGGTTTTGAAGAAGGTTTTTACATCAAACCTACGCTGTTCAAAGGCAACAATAAAATGCGTATTTTCCAGGAAGAGATTTTTGGTCCGGTGCTGGCCGTTACCACCTTCAAAGACGAAGCCGAGGCAATCGCACTGGCCAACGACACGATTTACGGACTGGGAGCTGGCGTATGGACCAGAGATGCTCATCAGTTGTATCAAATACCGCGCGCGATACAAGCGGGTCGGGTGTGGGTTAATCAATATCACTCCTATCCTGCCGGAGCACCTTTTGGTGGTTACAAGCAATCTGGTATTGGTCGAGAAAACCATAAGATGATGCTAGATCACTATCGTCAGACAAAAAACATGTTGATCTCGTACGACAAAGAGAAACTCGGATTTTTCTAA
- a CDS encoding helix-turn-helix domain-containing protein has protein sequence MSNNNQLHMLPLSSRKELTTLVENRRAYTLANHELNIFETYEASSLVPLQFNDLVIINMIKGKKVMHLQEKISFDYFPGETLLLPEYTKMKIDFPEARLESPTQCTAITVSADKISEVVNYLNEFYPKKGSDANWSFQLDKFHFSNNEELVRLTNRLFQVSLSHDIHKEALADLALKELMIRIMQMQGLLVLQENGASKNSSTFHFVKQYIAENLTEKLTVEHICAKVGMSKSALARAFKAEFGVSLMEFVIRERILQAKKILRAADSVKEACFAAGFSDVNYFIRLFKQREGLTPGQFKAQG, from the coding sequence ATGTCCAACAATAACCAATTGCACATGTTGCCATTGTCGAGCCGTAAAGAACTGACGACATTGGTCGAAAACCGACGCGCATATACGTTGGCAAATCATGAGCTGAATATCTTTGAAACCTACGAAGCGAGTTCGCTCGTGCCCTTGCAATTTAATGATCTGGTGATTATTAACATGATCAAAGGCAAAAAAGTGATGCATTTGCAAGAGAAGATTTCATTCGACTATTTTCCGGGTGAAACTTTACTATTGCCTGAATACACAAAAATGAAGATTGATTTTCCTGAGGCTCGGTTAGAATCGCCTACGCAGTGTACTGCCATTACGGTAAGCGCGGATAAGATTAGCGAGGTGGTGAACTATCTGAATGAGTTCTATCCCAAAAAAGGGAGCGACGCCAATTGGTCTTTCCAACTGGATAAATTTCACTTCAGTAACAATGAAGAGTTGGTACGCCTGACTAATCGGCTTTTTCAGGTAAGCCTCAGCCATGATATACACAAAGAAGCCCTGGCTGATTTGGCTCTCAAAGAATTGATGATCCGTATTATGCAGATGCAGGGGCTGCTCGTATTGCAAGAAAACGGAGCAAGTAAAAACAGCTCCACTTTTCATTTTGTAAAGCAATATATTGCAGAAAACTTAACCGAAAAGTTGACGGTTGAACATATCTGTGCGAAGGTGGGTATGAGTAAAAGTGCACTGGCGCGAGCTTTTAAAGCGGAATTTGGCGTAAGTTTAATGGAGTTCGTCATACGCGAACGTATTCTTCAGGCCAAAAAAATACTGCGAGCGGCAGACAGCGTAAAAGAAGCCTGCTTTGCGGCAGGCTTCTCGGATGTAAATTATTTTATACGCTTATTCAAACAACGGGAAGGCTTAACGCCAGGCCAATTTAAAGCGCAGGGCTAA
- the smpB gene encoding SsrA-binding protein SmpB: protein MGISAHINIKNKRASFEYHLLDRYTAGIRLLGTEIKSIREGKANINDSFCNFFEDGLYIRNMHIAEYSFGSFYNHEAKRDRQLLLTKRELKKLREKGEEKGFTIVPLRIFISERGFAKVEIALAQGKKDFDKRDTIKERESKRELDRVMKR, encoded by the coding sequence ATGGGTATTTCAGCACACATCAATATAAAAAATAAACGCGCTTCTTTCGAATATCATCTTCTTGATCGGTACACGGCAGGCATCCGTTTGTTAGGTACAGAAATCAAATCTATCCGCGAAGGAAAGGCTAACATTAACGATAGCTTTTGCAATTTCTTCGAAGACGGACTCTACATCCGGAATATGCATATCGCGGAATATTCGTTCGGTTCTTTTTACAACCATGAGGCAAAACGCGACCGTCAACTCTTATTGACCAAACGCGAGCTTAAAAAGCTTCGTGAAAAGGGAGAAGAAAAGGGCTTTACCATTGTTCCGCTTCGCATCTTCATTAGTGAACGGGGTTTTGCTAAGGTAGAGATTGCCCTGGCTCAAGGTAAAAAAGACTTTGATAAGCGTGACACGATCAAAGAGCGCGAAAGTAAGCGGGAACTCGATCGGGTTATGAAACGTTAA